A genomic stretch from Methanomassiliicoccales archaeon includes:
- a CDS encoding 4Fe-4S binding protein, translating to MKVNIDKCMHCGACVGTCPQNAIYLNDVVLTFNDQCNRCGLCVKTCPVGALKLEVKA from the coding sequence ATGAAAGTCAACATCGATAAGTGCATGCATTGCGGCGCCTGCGTCGGCACCTGCCCCCAGAACGCCATATATCTCAACGACGTCGTCCTCACGTTCAATGACCAATGCAACCGCTGCGGGTTGTGCGTAAAGACCTGCCCGGTCGGCGCCCTGAAACTGGAGGTCAAGGCATGA